One stretch of Shewanella sp. Arc9-LZ DNA includes these proteins:
- a CDS encoding TetR/AcrR family transcriptional regulator → MKPMNTEKQTRSQIKRAAIIEAARTTFKELGVAATSMDKLAEVAGVSKRTVYNHFATKEALVMTLMTDLWQQALSQPSVVYDSHQPLAEQLQQLVRFDMDYIQSEEHVEVSRMVIGHLFYTTEMQEELQKVIKEETAILRWIKAATLDGRLTVKNVERAQTEVQSLIKGQCFWPLIFQVEEPLNEQQKDDIAASIVTMFLCRYQA, encoded by the coding sequence ATGAAACCAATGAACACAGAAAAGCAAACACGCAGCCAGATTAAACGCGCCGCGATTATTGAAGCAGCTAGAACAACCTTTAAAGAATTAGGGGTTGCGGCAACGAGTATGGATAAATTAGCCGAAGTAGCTGGAGTGTCTAAGCGAACAGTGTACAACCACTTTGCCACCAAAGAAGCTTTGGTGATGACCTTGATGACTGATTTATGGCAACAAGCATTATCTCAACCCTCTGTGGTATATGACTCACATCAACCTTTGGCTGAACAACTGCAACAGTTGGTGCGTTTTGATATGGATTATATTCAATCAGAAGAGCACGTTGAAGTATCGCGAATGGTGATTGGCCATCTGTTTTATACCACCGAAATGCAAGAAGAATTACAAAAGGTAATTAAAGAAGAAACGGCTATTTTACGCTGGATAAAAGCAGCAACGCTGGACGGACGCTTAACAGTGAAAAATGTGGAACGGGCCCAAACAGAAGTGCAAAGCTTGATTAAAGGCCAATGTTTTTGGCCATTAATATTTCAAGTCGAAGAGCCATTAAACGAACAACAAAAAGATGACATTGCCGCAAGCATCGTTACCATGTTTTTATGTCGTTATCAGGCATAA
- a CDS encoding VOC family protein, whose protein sequence is MNRVTGIGGIFFKAKDAPALQTWYKRHLGIDVQEWGGAAFSWSDSNNKPVGGTTIWAVSSEKSDQFSPSQAPFMINYRVEDLHAVIAALKAEGCNVLDKIDESEYGKFAWVIDPEGNKVELWQPPLGQ, encoded by the coding sequence ATGAATCGAGTCACGGGTATCGGCGGCATATTTTTTAAAGCAAAAGATGCACCTGCATTGCAGACTTGGTACAAGCGTCATCTCGGCATTGATGTTCAAGAATGGGGCGGCGCGGCTTTTTCTTGGAGCGACTCAAATAACAAGCCCGTAGGTGGAACCACTATCTGGGCGGTGAGTTCAGAGAAAAGCGACCAATTCTCCCCAAGCCAAGCCCCATTTATGATCAACTATCGCGTTGAAGACCTTCACGCTGTCATCGCAGCCCTCAAAGCAGAAGGCTGTAATGTCCTCGATAAAATAGATGAATCTGAATACGGCAAGTTTGCGTGGGTCATCGATCCTGAAGGTAATAAAGTCGAGTTATGGCAGCCGCCTTTAGGTCAATAG
- a CDS encoding DUF2975 domain-containing protein, translated as MDRIVSLSKWIKLLIVFLALLQVTSYSGTMVFGEFQAGEYVLTIDWWGWFSSYLAVDFGTPWQALAQSLYDAGFHPGIILGSVEILPYLFIYSFLYQLFGLYQQGHVFTPRNFRCLSRIALVFLVWILLSLFYPMIIAFTLHFSGTSSAVPVYFSLGSQELKYALFGMIFYCVAWVMKHATELQEEAELTI; from the coding sequence ATGGATAGAATTGTCTCGTTAAGTAAATGGATTAAATTGCTGATTGTATTTTTAGCTTTATTACAAGTCACTAGTTATAGCGGCACTATGGTGTTCGGAGAATTCCAAGCGGGTGAATATGTGTTAACCATCGATTGGTGGGGTTGGTTTAGCAGCTATCTAGCCGTCGACTTTGGTACACCTTGGCAAGCACTCGCTCAAAGCCTTTATGATGCGGGATTTCATCCTGGGATCATTCTGGGCAGTGTTGAAATTCTACCTTACCTGTTTATTTACTCTTTTCTCTACCAACTTTTTGGTCTGTATCAGCAAGGTCATGTGTTTACTCCACGTAACTTCCGCTGCTTGAGCCGTATTGCCTTAGTATTTTTAGTCTGGATTTTACTCAGCCTTTTCTACCCGATGATCATCGCATTTACATTGCACTTTAGTGGTACATCTAGTGCGGTACCTGTTTATTTTAGCCTTGGCAGCCAAGAATTAAAGTATGCACTTTTCGGAATGATTTTTTACTGTGTGGCATGGGTAATGAAGCATGCAACTGAGCTTCAAGAAGAGGCGGAGTTGACAATTTAA
- a CDS encoding helix-turn-helix transcriptional regulator — MAIIIELDVMLARRKMKSTELAELIGITPQNLSVLRSGRAKAIRFSTLDAICQHLQCSPGDILVHKDDE, encoded by the coding sequence ATGGCCATAATTATTGAGCTGGATGTGATGTTGGCAAGGCGAAAAATGAAGTCCACTGAACTGGCTGAATTGATAGGTATAACCCCTCAAAATTTGTCGGTGCTTAGAAGTGGCCGCGCAAAAGCGATTCGATTTTCGACACTAGACGCTATTTGCCAGCATTTACAATGCTCGCCAGGTGACATTTTAGTCCACAAGGACGATGAATAA
- a CDS encoding thioesterase family protein, producing the protein MNLYFRIILLFLWRIGHCKSIGFLGTSRIDYRALPLDCDINMHLTNSRYPAFMDLARTYLIAEMGLMKQFLKNKWLPIVNAAEFTYIRDIKPFEKFTIETKIVGWDEKYFYIEHRMVTARGLHCIAHVRGVFVCRGKQVPIETLIAAAGYTGDTPEMPAEVVKWKQFLQLKKERNI; encoded by the coding sequence ATGAATCTGTATTTTCGTATTATTTTGTTGTTTTTATGGCGAATAGGTCATTGTAAAAGTATTGGTTTTTTAGGCACTAGCCGAATTGATTATCGTGCTTTACCGTTAGATTGCGATATCAATATGCATTTAACTAACTCGCGTTATCCTGCTTTTATGGATTTAGCGCGCACCTATTTGATTGCCGAAATGGGTTTGATGAAACAGTTTCTAAAAAACAAATGGTTACCGATAGTGAATGCGGCAGAGTTTACTTATATCCGCGATATTAAGCCGTTTGAAAAGTTTACCATTGAAACTAAAATCGTTGGTTGGGACGAAAAATACTTTTATATTGAGCATCGTATGGTTACAGCCCGTGGTTTACATTGCATTGCGCATGTTCGTGGTGTGTTTGTATGTCGAGGTAAACAAGTGCCTATTGAAACCTTAATTGCTGCTGCCGGTTACACAGGTGACACACCTGAAATGCCTGCTGAAGTGGTTAAATGGAAACAGTTTTTACAACTTAAAAAAGAACGTAACATATAG
- the ribB gene encoding 3,4-dihydroxy-2-butanone-4-phosphate synthase, which translates to MNQLSLLAEFGEPITRVENALAALREGRGVLLLDDEDRENEGDIIYSVEHLTTAQMALMIRECSGIVCLCLTDEHANKLQLPPMVINNNSANQTAFTISIEAKHGVTTGVSAQDRVTTIKTAANRDAKASDLAHPGHVFPLRARAGGVMSRRGHTEGTVDLMQMAGLMPAGVLCELANEDGSMAKTPEIIAFGLKHNMPVLTIEDMVMYRNQYDLKLA; encoded by the coding sequence ATGAATCAGTTATCACTACTTGCCGAATTTGGCGAACCAATCACCCGTGTAGAAAACGCATTAGCAGCGCTTAGAGAAGGCCGAGGCGTATTATTGCTAGACGATGAAGATCGTGAAAATGAAGGCGACATTATTTATTCTGTCGAGCATTTAACCACAGCCCAAATGGCATTAATGATCCGCGAATGCAGCGGCATTGTGTGTTTATGCTTAACTGACGAACACGCCAACAAATTACAATTACCGCCAATGGTTATTAATAACAACAGCGCCAATCAAACTGCGTTTACCATCTCCATTGAAGCAAAGCACGGTGTTACCACTGGCGTTTCCGCTCAAGATCGCGTGACCACCATTAAAACTGCCGCAAACCGCGATGCCAAAGCATCTGACTTGGCTCATCCTGGACACGTATTCCCATTACGTGCTCGCGCTGGCGGAGTGATGTCTCGTCGCGGTCATACCGAAGGCACTGTCGACTTAATGCAAATGGCAGGCTTAATGCCAGCTGGCGTATTATGCGAACTGGCCAACGAAGATGGCAGCATGGCCAAAACACCAGAAATTATCGCCTTTGGCCTTAAGCACAACATGCCTGTACTCACCATCGAAGACATGGTGATGTACCGTAACCAGTATGATTTAAAGCTGGCGTAA
- a CDS encoding MBL fold metallo-hydrolase, which produces MKILMSLLVALGALIVIILINKYWTELRGNKTQIFSNTEKVYQAGISSLWPIAKAYWSTKRQAPIPQGVIPLEALTPEILAQSTQDTVYRLGHSTLLMRLDGEYLLIDPVFSERASPVQWAGPKRFHQSPISIADLPAIKAVIISHDHYDHLDSAAIEQLATKVQHFVTPLKVGKYLTAWGVDPIQVTELEWWQSVELNGLSITATPAQHFSGRGLLDRNQTLWASWVIQGLQHKVFFSGDSGYFSGFKEIGERYGPFDLSMIETGAYNELWSDIHMLPEQSLQAHIDVKAKAMMPVHNGTFDLALHDWFEPFERINLLAKQQNVTLLTPKFGQAVMLANPQASELWWRAIMLDPQKTDELNKVVINNN; this is translated from the coding sequence ATGAAAATATTAATGAGTCTTTTAGTCGCGCTTGGTGCATTGATTGTGATTATTTTGATCAATAAATATTGGACTGAATTGCGTGGAAATAAGACACAAATCTTCAGCAATACCGAGAAAGTCTATCAAGCGGGTATTAGCAGCTTATGGCCAATTGCCAAAGCCTATTGGTCGACAAAGCGTCAAGCGCCCATTCCCCAAGGTGTGATCCCATTAGAAGCATTAACCCCAGAGATATTGGCTCAATCGACACAAGATACCGTTTATCGTTTAGGTCATTCGACGTTATTGATGCGTCTTGATGGCGAATATTTATTGATTGATCCGGTATTTAGCGAGCGAGCATCACCGGTGCAGTGGGCAGGACCGAAACGTTTTCATCAATCGCCAATCAGTATTGCTGATTTACCGGCAATAAAGGCGGTGATTATTAGCCATGATCATTACGACCACCTCGATAGCGCTGCCATTGAGCAATTGGCTACCAAGGTGCAACATTTTGTTACCCCACTTAAAGTGGGTAAGTACTTAACGGCTTGGGGCGTTGATCCTATTCAAGTGACCGAACTGGAATGGTGGCAGTCTGTTGAATTAAATGGCTTGAGTATTACCGCGACACCAGCGCAACATTTTTCAGGCCGTGGCTTGCTTGATCGGAACCAAACCTTATGGGCGAGTTGGGTTATTCAAGGTTTACAACATAAGGTGTTTTTTAGCGGAGACAGCGGCTATTTTAGTGGATTTAAAGAAATTGGTGAGCGTTATGGGCCATTTGATCTCAGCATGATTGAAACGGGCGCCTATAATGAATTGTGGAGTGATATTCATATGTTGCCAGAGCAAAGCCTACAGGCGCATATTGATGTTAAAGCAAAGGCAATGATGCCAGTACACAATGGCACTTTTGATTTAGCGTTACATGATTGGTTTGAGCCTTTTGAACGTATCAACCTGTTAGCTAAACAGCAAAATGTCACCTTGTTAACGCCAAAATTTGGTCAAGCGGTGATGTTAGCCAATCCGCAAGCTAGCGAGTTGTGGTGGCGTGCCATTATGCTTGACCCACAAAAAACAGATGAATTAAATAAGGTTGTCATCAACAATAACTAA
- a CDS encoding efflux RND transporter periplasmic adaptor subunit — MHKALKVAAVISAALWITACGQGDENAQSQQPRPPTPVGVMTVEAISQAIKVELPGRSRAFLEAEVRPQVSGIITKRAFTEGTEVKQGQSLYQIDAATYKAALVSAEADLASANAGLASAKAKAARYAKLVKTNAVSKQDFDETEALFKEAQASVAVAKAAINTATINTEYTEVKAPISGRIGKSSVTAGALVTANQSNTLATIQQLDPINIDIVQSSAQLLRLKANLRSGQLLKSDNAKVTLILEDGRTYDQQGILQFAEVNVDETTGSVTLRAEFPNPDGTLLPGMYVRALLNAGQDPQAILVPQRAITRNSKGQAVAMIVNQDSNVEMRVVQTAEVIGHQWRIVDGLSVGDKLIVEGLQKIRPGAPVSAQVLTADQPQK, encoded by the coding sequence ATGCACAAAGCATTGAAAGTCGCCGCAGTTATTTCTGCTGCATTATGGATTACCGCATGTGGTCAAGGGGATGAAAATGCCCAGTCACAGCAACCGCGACCACCTACACCCGTTGGCGTGATGACAGTTGAAGCAATTTCGCAAGCGATTAAGGTTGAATTACCGGGTCGAAGCCGTGCCTTTTTAGAAGCTGAAGTGCGTCCACAAGTGTCAGGTATTATCACTAAGCGTGCTTTTACCGAAGGCACCGAAGTTAAACAAGGTCAATCTCTGTATCAAATTGATGCAGCCACTTATAAAGCGGCATTAGTGAGTGCAGAAGCCGATCTTGCTAGCGCAAATGCGGGTTTAGCCTCAGCAAAAGCCAAAGCGGCGCGTTATGCCAAATTAGTCAAAACCAATGCAGTCAGTAAGCAAGATTTTGACGAGACGGAAGCGTTATTTAAAGAAGCACAAGCTTCAGTAGCGGTAGCGAAAGCCGCTATTAATACTGCGACCATCAACACCGAATATACTGAAGTTAAAGCACCGATCTCTGGTCGTATTGGTAAGTCATCTGTTACTGCTGGCGCGTTAGTGACCGCTAATCAAAGTAATACCTTAGCGACAATTCAACAGCTTGATCCGATTAACATCGACATCGTTCAGTCAAGTGCACAATTATTGCGTTTAAAAGCCAATTTACGTTCAGGCCAGTTATTGAAAAGTGACAATGCTAAAGTGACCTTAATTCTTGAAGACGGCAGAACATACGATCAACAAGGTATATTACAATTTGCTGAAGTGAATGTAGACGAAACTACCGGTTCAGTGACGTTACGTGCCGAGTTCCCTAACCCTGACGGTACCTTGTTACCCGGTATGTATGTGCGTGCGCTATTAAATGCTGGCCAAGACCCACAAGCTATTTTAGTGCCTCAACGTGCCATTACCCGTAATTCCAAAGGCCAAGCGGTTGCAATGATAGTAAACCAAGACAGTAATGTTGAAATGCGCGTGGTACAAACCGCTGAAGTGATTGGTCATCAATGGCGTATTGTCGATGGTTTGTCTGTTGGCGATAAGTTAATTGTCGAAGGATTACAAAAAATCCGCCCTGGTGCACCGGTTTCTGCACAGGTGTTAACGGCTGACCAACCACAAAAGTAG
- a CDS encoding DNA-3-methyladenine glycosylase I: MALEKFSDIWARACERKGGPAAVKSLLPGTLDADEISEYTDAQLLSVMSKRVFQSGFVWRVVDNKWPAYEKAFFDFEPMKVLMLSPDQIQQRATDPVLIRHQKKTQAIVDNAYMIQQINAEHGSFAEFIAHWPSDDITGLWQVLKKRGTRLGGNTGPYFLRAIGKDTFLLSQDVQSYLTAHNVVDAGFTSQTALRQTQAAFNHWQQESGMSLAHISRIISFGVGDNRV; the protein is encoded by the coding sequence GTGGCATTAGAAAAGTTCAGTGATATTTGGGCGCGAGCCTGTGAGCGTAAAGGCGGGCCTGCGGCAGTTAAGTCATTGCTGCCTGGCACTCTCGATGCCGATGAAATCAGCGAATATACTGATGCGCAGTTATTGTCTGTTATGAGTAAACGCGTGTTTCAAAGTGGCTTTGTGTGGCGAGTGGTTGATAACAAATGGCCAGCTTATGAAAAAGCCTTTTTTGACTTTGAACCAATGAAAGTGCTGATGCTGTCACCCGATCAAATTCAACAGCGGGCAACCGACCCAGTGCTTATTCGGCATCAAAAGAAAACCCAGGCGATTGTTGATAACGCTTATATGATCCAGCAGATTAATGCAGAACACGGCAGTTTTGCGGAATTTATTGCTCATTGGCCAAGCGATGACATTACTGGTTTGTGGCAAGTGCTTAAAAAGCGCGGCACCCGTTTAGGTGGCAATACGGGGCCTTATTTTTTACGTGCAATAGGTAAAGATACCTTTTTATTAAGCCAAGATGTGCAGTCATATTTAACTGCTCATAACGTCGTTGATGCTGGCTTTACATCGCAAACCGCTTTACGCCAAACCCAAGCTGCATTCAATCATTGGCAACAAGAATCTGGCATGAGTTTAGCGCATATCAGCCGTATTATTTCATTCGGTGTGGGTGATAACCGAGTGTAG
- a CDS encoding DUF3703 domain-containing protein has product MNNFTKNITPYVQEQLSEADRSDRLGNVADSFVYLENAHVLGQESTYWHVKVHYLMLRWAIKQRDINEAIGQIIRIIGAALLTAIKGVPTGNTGGSNVSPVKVMPIKPEHAVIIAKVKNDISTS; this is encoded by the coding sequence TTGAATAATTTTACCAAAAACATCACCCCATACGTGCAAGAGCAGTTATCTGAAGCAGATCGATCCGACCGTTTAGGTAATGTTGCAGATTCATTTGTATACCTTGAGAATGCTCACGTGCTTGGGCAGGAATCAACCTATTGGCATGTAAAAGTGCATTATTTAATGCTGCGTTGGGCGATAAAACAGCGTGATATTAACGAAGCCATCGGTCAAATTATTCGTATCATTGGGGCGGCTTTATTAACTGCAATAAAAGGCGTGCCAACGGGAAATACTGGCGGTAGCAATGTTAGCCCAGTAAAAGTTATGCCCATTAAGCCAGAGCATGCCGTAATTATAGCGAAAGTAAAAAACGATATATCAACGAGCTAG
- a CDS encoding alpha/beta hydrolase: MQNLLKKITTVAMLGTTMLVTSGCTMRLSESTFIASDEVPAAFTAEFTQQLQQAMPNHLITPVSLESIDHVKLNGFYIDNPNSLTTLVFYQGNGMKIEPHGLSVLTTLSTLNTDILVMDRRGLGASEGQPSINNIIADAQQQLDYLHQQYQPEKVILHGYSLGSFIAADLAKNNKIDALVLHGSATNADDWVDEKTPWYMAPFMTLEMSEDFRKTDNKQVVAQYYQGPLLVIAAEDDEEVPPELSETLFVASQSANKQLIMVPNVGHQGMLDDASTMSQYQTFITAL; the protein is encoded by the coding sequence ATGCAAAATTTGCTTAAAAAAATAACCACAGTAGCAATGTTAGGCACCACAATGCTGGTTACTTCAGGGTGTACTATGCGCCTAAGTGAAAGCACCTTTATTGCCAGCGATGAAGTCCCCGCAGCCTTTACCGCTGAGTTTACTCAACAATTACAGCAGGCGATGCCTAATCATTTGATTACCCCAGTCAGCTTAGAGTCAATTGATCACGTTAAGTTAAATGGTTTTTATATCGATAACCCCAATAGCCTTACAACCTTGGTGTTTTATCAAGGCAACGGCATGAAAATCGAACCACATGGCCTGTCGGTACTGACCACATTATCAACGCTCAATACCGACATTTTAGTAATGGACCGTCGTGGATTAGGGGCAAGTGAAGGCCAACCAAGCATTAACAATATTATTGCAGATGCACAGCAACAACTGGATTATTTACATCAGCAATATCAGCCTGAAAAAGTGATATTGCACGGTTACTCACTAGGCAGTTTTATTGCCGCTGATTTAGCAAAAAATAATAAAATAGATGCGCTGGTTTTACACGGTTCAGCAACTAATGCCGACGACTGGGTTGATGAAAAAACACCGTGGTATATGGCACCGTTTATGACTTTGGAAATGTCAGAAGATTTTCGTAAAACAGATAATAAGCAAGTGGTAGCGCAATATTATCAAGGGCCATTATTGGTGATTGCGGCAGAAGATGATGAAGAAGTCCCGCCTGAACTGTCTGAAACACTGTTTGTCGCTAGTCAGTCAGCCAATAAGCAGTTAATTATGGTGCCCAACGTTGGCCATCAAGGCATGTTAGACGATGCCAGTACCATGAGTCAGTATCAAACGTTTATTACTGCATTGTGA